From a single Peromyscus maniculatus bairdii isolate BWxNUB_F1_BW_parent chromosome 4, HU_Pman_BW_mat_3.1, whole genome shotgun sequence genomic region:
- the Necab3 gene encoding N-terminal EF-hand calcium-binding protein 3 isoform X2, which produces MACAGLLAVCLLRPPAPQPPRHPAPAAGHALFQDVFRRADKNDDGKLSFEEFQNYFADGVLSSAELRELFSGVDGHLTDNLETEKLCDYFSKHLGVYRPVLAALESLNRAVLTAMDTTKLEYEQASKVDQFVTRFLLRETVNQLQALQSSLEGASDTLEAQARGQRSDEENMEVQSRSRSSRRAGRRALRSISWSPAWSPGSSDTGWTSEAEQQWRLQVNRLQELIDQLECKAPRLEPLHEEDLAKGPDSHILVAQRQVQVAEDALQDFHRALCCYMNFTGAQSHCLHVSAQKMLDHAAFTLYEFWQDEASWRRHQQSPCSKAFQRTLIDHLQVPDTLTTVFFPASWWIMNNN; this is translated from the exons ATGGCGTGCGCTGGGTTGCTCGCTGTGTGCTTGCTCCGGCCACCCGCGCCCCAGCCGCCACGACACCCCGCGCCTGCCGCGGGACACGCGCTTTTCCAGGAT GTTTTTCGCAGAGCAGACAAGAATG ATGATGGTAAGCTCTCATTTGAAGAATTCCAGAATTACTTTGCTGACGGGGTTCTCAGCTCAGCGGAGCTGCGGGAACTGTTCAGTGGCGTCGATGGGCATCTCACCGA CAATTTAGAAACAGAGAAACTGTGTG ACTATTTCTCCAAACACCTGGGTGTCTATCGGCCTGTGCTGGCTGCACTGGAGTCCCTGAACCGGGCGGTGCTCACTGCTATGGACACAACAAAGCTG GAGTATGAGCAGGCCTCCAAGGTGGACCAGTTTGTCACACGATTCCTGCTTCGAGAGACTGTGAATCAGCTCCAAGCCCTGCAGAGCTCCCTGGAGGGGGCATCAGACACCTTGGAGGCCCAGGCCCGAGGTCAGCG GTCCGATGAAGAAAATATGGAAGTGCAGAGTAGGTCCCGGAGCAGCCGGCGGGCAGGACGCAGAGCCTTGAGGAGCATCAGCTGGTCACCAGCCTGGTCTCCTGGATCCTCTGACACAG GGTGGACTTCAGAGGCCGAGCAGCAGTGGCGGCTGCAGGTCAACCGCCTCCAGGAGCTCATAGACCAGCTGGAATGCAAG GCACCCCGGCTGGAACCCCTGCATGAAGAGGACCTGGCCAAGGGTCCTGACTCG CACATCCTTGTGGCGCAGAGGCAGGTACAGGTGGCAGAGGATGCCCTGCAGGATTTCCATCGTGCCCTGTGCTGCTACATGAACTTCACAGGGGCCCAGAGCCATTGTCTGCA TGTGTCTGCCCAGAAGATGCTAGACCATGCTGCCTTCACCCTATATGAGTTCTGGCAGGATGAAGCCTCCTGGAGAAG GCACCAGCAGTCGCCCTGCAGCAAGGCCTTCCAGCGCACCCTCATCGATCACCTGCAGGTCCCAGACACCCTCACCACTGTGTTCTTCCCAG CCTCCTGGTGGATTATGAATAATAACTGA
- the Necab3 gene encoding N-terminal EF-hand calcium-binding protein 3 isoform X4 produces MQRMSEDSWVLPASSCGCSNLETEKLCDYFSKHLGVYRPVLAALESLNRAVLTAMDTTKLEYEQASKVDQFVTRFLLRETVNQLQALQSSLEGASDTLEAQARGQRSDEENMEVQSRSRSSRRAGRRALRSISWSPAWSPGSSDTGWTSEAEQQWRLQVNRLQELIDQLECKAPRLEPLHEEDLAKGPDSHILVAQRQVQVAEDALQDFHRALCCYMNFTGAQSHCLHVSAQKMLDHAAFTLYEFWQDEASWRRHQQSPCSKAFQRTLIDHLQVPDTLTTVFFPASWWIMNNN; encoded by the exons ATGCAGAGGATGTCTGAGGACAGCTGggttctgcctgcctcctcctgtgGATGCAG CAATTTAGAAACAGAGAAACTGTGTG ACTATTTCTCCAAACACCTGGGTGTCTATCGGCCTGTGCTGGCTGCACTGGAGTCCCTGAACCGGGCGGTGCTCACTGCTATGGACACAACAAAGCTG GAGTATGAGCAGGCCTCCAAGGTGGACCAGTTTGTCACACGATTCCTGCTTCGAGAGACTGTGAATCAGCTCCAAGCCCTGCAGAGCTCCCTGGAGGGGGCATCAGACACCTTGGAGGCCCAGGCCCGAGGTCAGCG GTCCGATGAAGAAAATATGGAAGTGCAGAGTAGGTCCCGGAGCAGCCGGCGGGCAGGACGCAGAGCCTTGAGGAGCATCAGCTGGTCACCAGCCTGGTCTCCTGGATCCTCTGACACAG GGTGGACTTCAGAGGCCGAGCAGCAGTGGCGGCTGCAGGTCAACCGCCTCCAGGAGCTCATAGACCAGCTGGAATGCAAG GCACCCCGGCTGGAACCCCTGCATGAAGAGGACCTGGCCAAGGGTCCTGACTCG CACATCCTTGTGGCGCAGAGGCAGGTACAGGTGGCAGAGGATGCCCTGCAGGATTTCCATCGTGCCCTGTGCTGCTACATGAACTTCACAGGGGCCCAGAGCCATTGTCTGCA TGTGTCTGCCCAGAAGATGCTAGACCATGCTGCCTTCACCCTATATGAGTTCTGGCAGGATGAAGCCTCCTGGAGAAG GCACCAGCAGTCGCCCTGCAGCAAGGCCTTCCAGCGCACCCTCATCGATCACCTGCAGGTCCCAGACACCCTCACCACTGTGTTCTTCCCAG CCTCCTGGTGGATTATGAATAATAACTGA
- the Necab3 gene encoding N-terminal EF-hand calcium-binding protein 3 isoform X3, which yields MLPRPCPLPRGPFGPAPPSEQHCELTSDLTAPKLGSPLEPPVVTVYDLFWSQLPSCGEGNLCGFNLNPGLPLIRCLTLAKVQPREAPGTKWSQLWFLQIMMEYEQASKVDQFVTRFLLRETVNQLQALQSSLEGASDTLEAQARGQRSDEENMEVQSRSRSSRRAGRRALRSISWSPAWSPGSSDTGWTSEAEQQWRLQVNRLQELIDQLECKAPRLEPLHEEDLAKGPDSHILVAQRQVQVAEDALQDFHRALCCYMNFTGAQSHCLHVSAQKMLDHAAFTLYEFWQDEASWRRHQQSPCSKAFQRTLIDHLQVPDTLTTVFFPASWWIMNNN from the exons ATGCTGCCTCGGCCCTGCCCTCTACCCAGGGGCCCGTTTGGCCCCGCCCCACCAAGTGAACAGCATTGTGAGCTCACAAGTGACCTCACCGCACCGAAGCTCGGCTCCCCCTTGGAACCCCCTGTAGTCACTGTCtatgacctcttctggtctcagctTCCCAGCTGCGGAGAGGGAAATCTCTGTGGCTTTAATTTGAATCCTGGCCTGCCACTAATTAGATGCTTAACCTTGGCTAAGGTTCAACCTCGCGAGGCCCCAGGTACCAAGTGGAGTCAACTATGGTTCCTACAAATTATGATG GAGTATGAGCAGGCCTCCAAGGTGGACCAGTTTGTCACACGATTCCTGCTTCGAGAGACTGTGAATCAGCTCCAAGCCCTGCAGAGCTCCCTGGAGGGGGCATCAGACACCTTGGAGGCCCAGGCCCGAGGTCAGCG GTCCGATGAAGAAAATATGGAAGTGCAGAGTAGGTCCCGGAGCAGCCGGCGGGCAGGACGCAGAGCCTTGAGGAGCATCAGCTGGTCACCAGCCTGGTCTCCTGGATCCTCTGACACAG GGTGGACTTCAGAGGCCGAGCAGCAGTGGCGGCTGCAGGTCAACCGCCTCCAGGAGCTCATAGACCAGCTGGAATGCAAG GCACCCCGGCTGGAACCCCTGCATGAAGAGGACCTGGCCAAGGGTCCTGACTCG CACATCCTTGTGGCGCAGAGGCAGGTACAGGTGGCAGAGGATGCCCTGCAGGATTTCCATCGTGCCCTGTGCTGCTACATGAACTTCACAGGGGCCCAGAGCCATTGTCTGCA TGTGTCTGCCCAGAAGATGCTAGACCATGCTGCCTTCACCCTATATGAGTTCTGGCAGGATGAAGCCTCCTGGAGAAG GCACCAGCAGTCGCCCTGCAGCAAGGCCTTCCAGCGCACCCTCATCGATCACCTGCAGGTCCCAGACACCCTCACCACTGTGTTCTTCCCAG CCTCCTGGTGGATTATGAATAATAACTGA
- the Necab3 gene encoding N-terminal EF-hand calcium-binding protein 3 isoform X1, translating to MACAGLLAVCLLRPPAPQPPRHPAPAAGHALFQDVFRRADKNDDGKLSFEEFQNYFADGVLSSAELRELFSGVDGHLTDNLETEKLCDYFSKHLGVYRPVLAALESLNRAVLTAMDTTKLEYEQASKVDQFVTRFLLRETVNQLQALQSSLEGASDTLEAQARGQRSDEENMEVQSRSRSSRRAGRRALRSISWSPAWSPGSSDTGWTSEAEQQWRLQVNRLQELIDQLECKVRGWGASAPQGGLLWHLPTPIHVRGLAYSLCPLQAPRLEPLHEEDLAKGPDSHILVAQRQVQVAEDALQDFHRALCCYMNFTGAQSHCLHVSAQKMLDHAAFTLYEFWQDEASWRRHQQSPCSKAFQRTLIDHLQVPDTLTTVFFPASWWIMNNN from the exons ATGGCGTGCGCTGGGTTGCTCGCTGTGTGCTTGCTCCGGCCACCCGCGCCCCAGCCGCCACGACACCCCGCGCCTGCCGCGGGACACGCGCTTTTCCAGGAT GTTTTTCGCAGAGCAGACAAGAATG ATGATGGTAAGCTCTCATTTGAAGAATTCCAGAATTACTTTGCTGACGGGGTTCTCAGCTCAGCGGAGCTGCGGGAACTGTTCAGTGGCGTCGATGGGCATCTCACCGA CAATTTAGAAACAGAGAAACTGTGTG ACTATTTCTCCAAACACCTGGGTGTCTATCGGCCTGTGCTGGCTGCACTGGAGTCCCTGAACCGGGCGGTGCTCACTGCTATGGACACAACAAAGCTG GAGTATGAGCAGGCCTCCAAGGTGGACCAGTTTGTCACACGATTCCTGCTTCGAGAGACTGTGAATCAGCTCCAAGCCCTGCAGAGCTCCCTGGAGGGGGCATCAGACACCTTGGAGGCCCAGGCCCGAGGTCAGCG GTCCGATGAAGAAAATATGGAAGTGCAGAGTAGGTCCCGGAGCAGCCGGCGGGCAGGACGCAGAGCCTTGAGGAGCATCAGCTGGTCACCAGCCTGGTCTCCTGGATCCTCTGACACAG GGTGGACTTCAGAGGCCGAGCAGCAGTGGCGGCTGCAGGTCAACCGCCTCCAGGAGCTCATAGACCAGCTGGAATGCAAGGTACGTGGCTGGGGGGCCAGTGCCCCTCAGGGAGGACTTCTGTGGCACCTGCCCACACCAATACATGTTAGAGGCTTGGCCTATAGTCTGTGTCCCTTGCAGGCACCCCGGCTGGAACCCCTGCATGAAGAGGACCTGGCCAAGGGTCCTGACTCG CACATCCTTGTGGCGCAGAGGCAGGTACAGGTGGCAGAGGATGCCCTGCAGGATTTCCATCGTGCCCTGTGCTGCTACATGAACTTCACAGGGGCCCAGAGCCATTGTCTGCA TGTGTCTGCCCAGAAGATGCTAGACCATGCTGCCTTCACCCTATATGAGTTCTGGCAGGATGAAGCCTCCTGGAGAAG GCACCAGCAGTCGCCCTGCAGCAAGGCCTTCCAGCGCACCCTCATCGATCACCTGCAGGTCCCAGACACCCTCACCACTGTGTTCTTCCCAG CCTCCTGGTGGATTATGAATAATAACTGA
- the LOC102907283 gene encoding uncharacterized protein C20orf144 isoform X3, which produces MGNSSSHKRTKAPSQASKDRPPGMEKARHKQFFSHLKRKKPSPTASQHVTFPFFQWREAPDSARVGENPRIKAGKTKIVLLFPLDKRQQLAEAAAGPYVRPGRPAEDALGAPTCFPAVAPMLRGAGDGVDRREGARAREMKRILVLLLQLDARLQEEGRRGAGGRGGGAKAPQGWQPLYAHLLTHREACGEGDPREEQPRKRRRCPRPRP; this is translated from the exons ATGGGAAACAGCAgttcccacaagaggaccaaagCACCCAGTCAGGCCAGCAAGGACAGGCCGCCTGGCATGGAGAAGGCCCGGCACAAACAGTTCTTCAGCCACCTCAAGCGGAAGAAGCCAAGT cccACAGCTTCACAACACGTCACTTTCCCCTTCTTTCAATGGCGAGAGGCCCCTGACTCGGCCCGGGTGGGTGAGAACCCCCGCATCAAGGCTGGGAAA ACCAAGATCGTACTGCTTTTCCCGCTGGATAAGCGGCAGCAGCTGGCCGAGGCAGCAGCGGGCCCGTATGTGCGGCCCGGGCGGCCGGCTGAGGATGCGCTCGGCGCCCCGACATGCTTCCCGGCGGTGGCGCCCATGCTGCGTGGGGCAGGCGACGGCGTGGACAGGCGCgaaggcgcgcgcgcgcgggaGATGAAAAGGAtcctggtgctgctgctgcagctggacGCGCGGCTGCAGGAGGAAGGGCGTCGCGGGGCAGGCgggcgggggggcggggccaAGGCCCCGCAGGGCTGGCAGCCGCTGTATGCGCATCTGCTGACCCACCGCGAAGCCTGCGGTGAAGGCGACCCCCGCGAGGAGCAGCCGCGCAAGCGGCGCCGCTGCCCTCGCCCGCGGCCCTGA
- the LOC102907283 gene encoding actin-like protein 10 isoform X2, whose translation MGNSSSHKRTKAPSQASKDRPPGMEKARHKQFFSHLKRKKPSPTASQHVTFPFFQWREAPDSARVGENPRIKAGKALPRKTVTQLKKRCCYVSLDFQGDICDPARHQRACFCLGNGCYVNLGSERFRCPEPLFQPSLLGHSEPGLPTLAFQALQKIPTTLRTRLANTVVLAGGSTLFPGFVERMNLELQAQCRKHGYRACLVAQPGRSTAVWTGGSMMASLHSFQCRWMTRAMYEECGPFLVREVFD comes from the exons ATGGGAAACAGCAgttcccacaagaggaccaaagCACCCAGTCAGGCCAGCAAGGACAGGCCGCCTGGCATGGAGAAGGCCCGGCACAAACAGTTCTTCAGCCACCTCAAGCGGAAGAAGCCAAGT cccACAGCTTCACAACACGTCACTTTCCCCTTCTTTCAATGGCGAGAGGCCCCTGACTCGGCCCGGGTGGGTGAGAACCCCCGCATCAAGGCTGGGAAA GCTCTGCCCCGCAAGACCGTTACACAGCTCAAGAAACGCTGCTGCTATGTGTCCCTGGATTTCCAGGGTGACATCTGTGACCCTGCCCGCCACCAGAGGGCCTGTTTTTGCCTGGGCAATGGCTGCTACGTCAACCTCGGAAGCGAGCGCTTCCGCTGCCCTGAACCCCTCTTCCAGCCAAGTCTCCTAGGCCACTCGGAGCCAGGACTGCCCACACTGGCCTTCCAGGCACTGCAGAAGATACCCACTACACTGCGGACACGGCTGGCCAATACGGTGGTGCTGGCTGGTGGTTCCACCCTTTTCCCCGGCTTTGTGGAGCGCATGAATCTGGAGCTACAGGCACAGTGCCGGAAGCATGGGTACCGGGCCTGCCTGGTGGCTCAGCCTGGGCGCAGCACGGCTGTGTGGACTGGAGGTTCCATGATGGCCTCCTTGCACTCCTTCCAGTGCCGCTGGATGACGCGGGCCATGTACGAGGAGTGTGGCCCTTTTCTGGTGCGAGAAGTGTTCGACTGA
- the LOC102907283 gene encoding actin-like protein 10 isoform X1 — MSSWDRPVLPGAPGCELAGGVARAHPIKHGVVVDWDALEGLWERLMVGCLQVRPEQWPVLVSDSPSAPPEGREKVAELLFEALTVPACHMASTALLALCSTGAFSGLAMEAGAGVCHATPVYAGHSWHNATFSLNVAGSTLSRYFRDLLVTASPDLPPQALPRKTVTQLKKRCCYVSLDFQGDICDPARHQRACFCLGNGCYVNLGSERFRCPEPLFQPSLLGHSEPGLPTLAFQALQKIPTTLRTRLANTVVLAGGSTLFPGFVERMNLELQAQCRKHGYRACLVAQPGRSTAVWTGGSMMASLHSFQCRWMTRAMYEECGPFLVREVFD; from the coding sequence ATGTCAAGCTGGGACCGGCCCGTGCTGCCCGGAGCACCCGGCTGCGAGCTGGCGGGAGGCGTGGCGCGTGCACACCCCATCAAGCACGGCGTGGTGGTGGACTGGGACGCCCTGGAGGGACTGTGGGAGCGCCTAATGGTGGGATGCCTGCAGGTTCGCCCGGAGCAGTGGCCTGTGCTGGTGAGCGACTCGCCATCAGCACCCCCGGAGGGCAGAGAAAAGGTGGCTGAACTGCTGTTCGAGGCCCTGACAGTACCCGCGTGCCACATGGCCAGCACGGCACTGCTGGCACTCTGCTCCACCGGAGCCTTCAGTGGGCTGGCTATGGAGGCGGGCGCAGGCGTGTGCCACGCCACACCCGTCTACGCAGGTCACTCATGGCACAATGCCACCTTCAGTCTGAACGTGGCAGGCAGCACCCTGTCGCGCTACTTTCGAGACCTGCTGGTGACAGCATCTCCTGATCTCCCCCCGCAGGCTCTGCCCCGCAAGACCGTTACACAGCTCAAGAAACGCTGCTGCTATGTGTCCCTGGATTTCCAGGGTGACATCTGTGACCCTGCCCGCCACCAGAGGGCCTGTTTTTGCCTGGGCAATGGCTGCTACGTCAACCTCGGAAGCGAGCGCTTCCGCTGCCCTGAACCCCTCTTCCAGCCAAGTCTCCTAGGCCACTCGGAGCCAGGACTGCCCACACTGGCCTTCCAGGCACTGCAGAAGATACCCACTACACTGCGGACACGGCTGGCCAATACGGTGGTGCTGGCTGGTGGTTCCACCCTTTTCCCCGGCTTTGTGGAGCGCATGAATCTGGAGCTACAGGCACAGTGCCGGAAGCATGGGTACCGGGCCTGCCTGGTGGCTCAGCCTGGGCGCAGCACGGCTGTGTGGACTGGAGGTTCCATGATGGCCTCCTTGCACTCCTTCCAGTGCCGCTGGATGACGCGGGCCATGTACGAGGAGTGTGGCCCTTTTCTGGTGCGAGAAGTGTTCGACTGA
- the E2f1 gene encoding transcription factor E2F1 produces the protein MAVAPAGGQRAPALEALLGAGALRLLDSSQIVIISAAPDVGAPQVPAGPAAPPAGPRDPDVLLFATPQAPRPAPSAPRPALGRPPVKRRLDLETDHQYLAGSSGSFRGRGRHPGKGVKSPGEKSRYETSLNLTTKRFLELLSRSADGVVDLNWAAEVLKVQKRRIYDITNVLEGIQLISKKSKNHIQWLGSHTMVGISKRLEGLTQDLQRLQESEQQLDHLMHICTTQLQLLSEDSDSQRLAYVTCQDLRSIADPAEQMVIVIKAPPETQLQAVDSAETFQISLKSKQGPIDVFLCPEESAGGISPGRTPCPETPSGEDRTAEPGTAGPPPSPPSTSPSLDPSQSLLGLEQEPVLSRMGSLRTPMEEDHLSPLVAADSLLEHVREDFSGLLPGEFISLSPPHEALDYHFGLEEGEGIRDLFDCDFGDLTPLDF, from the exons ATGGCCGTGGCCCCCGCGGGCGGCCAGCGCGCGCCGGCGCTGGAGGCCCTGCTCGGGGCGGGCGCGCTGCGGCTGCTCGACTCTTCGCAGATCGTCATCATCTCCGCCGCGCCCGATGTCGGCGCCCCGCAGGTCCCCGCCGGCCCCGCCGCGCCGCCCGCCGGCCCCCGCGACCCCGACGTGCTGCTCTTCGCCACGCCGCAGGCACCCCGACCCGCGCCTAGTGCACCGCGTCCCGCTCTCGGCCGCCCGCCG GTGAAACGGAGGCTGGATCTGGAAACTGACCATCAGTATCTGGCTGGGAGCAGTGGGTCCTTCCGGGGCAGAGGCCGCCACCCAGGGAAAG GTGTGAAATCTCCAGGGGAGAAGTCACGCTATGAGACATCATTAAATCTTACCACCAAACGCTTCTTGGAGCTGCTGAGCCGCTCAGCCGATGGCGTGGTTGACCTGAACTGGGCGGCTGAGGTACTGAAAGTGCAGAAGCGGCGCATCTATGACATCACCAACGTCCTGGAGGGCATCCAGCTCATTTCCAAGAAGTCCAAGAATCATATCCAGTGGCT AGGCAGCCACACCATGGTAGGGATCAGTAAGCGGCTTGAAGGCCTGACCCAGGACCTACAGCGACTGCAGGAGAGTGAGCAGCAGCTGGATCACCTGATGCACATCTGTACCAcgcagctgcagctgctttctgaggACTCAGACAGCCAGCG CCTGGCCTATGTGACCTGCCAGGACCTCCGTAGCATAGCGGACCCGGCAGAACAGATGGTCATAGTGATCAAGGCCCCTCCTGAGACCCAACTGCAAGCTGTGGACTCTGCGGAG ACGTTTCAGATCTCTCTTAAGAGCAAACAAGGCCCCATCGATGTTTTCCTGTGCCCTGAGGAGAGTGCAGGGGGGATCAGCCCTGGGAGGACCCCGTGCCCGGAGACACCGTCTGGGGAGGACCGGACTGCCGAGCCTGGCACTGCAGGGCCTCCACCATCACCTCCCTCCACATCCCCGTCCTTGGATCCCAGCCAGTCCCTGCTAGGCCTGGAGCAAG AACCAGTCTTGTCACGGATGGGCAGCCTGAGGACCCCCATGGAAGAAGACCATCTGTCACCGCTGGTGGCTGCTGACTCACTCCTGGAGCATGTTCGAGAAGACTTCTCTGGACTCCTCCCTGGGGAGTTCATCAGCCTTTCCCCACCCCATGAGGCCCTTGACTACCACTTTGGCCTAGAGGAGGGTGAAGGCATCAGAGATCTCTTTGACTGTGACTTTGGGGACCTGACCCCTCTGGATTTCTGA